The Desulfofalx alkaliphila DSM 12257 genome contains the following window.
TTACAGGCGAGAATCAAGGTGGGCATGGACAGATTGAGAGAGGAAATATAAAACGCATCCTAAGCGGGTGCGTTTTTGTTGTATAAAGGCAGGTGAATCAGTTGGCCAAAAGCATACGGGGCATAAATGTTGTTATCGGTGCCGAAACTACTGGGCTTAGTAAGGCCCTTACTGACGTAAATAAAAAATCCAGGGACATACAAAAAGAACTTAGGCAAGTTGACCGCCTGCTGAAATTCAACCCACGCAACACCGAACTTTTAGCCCAAAAGCAAAAATTACTGGGTGACCAAGTGGCGAATACTCGGGAGAAGTTAGACCGCCTAAAAGTGGCCCAGGCCCAGGTAAACGAGCAATTCCGCAGGGGCGAGATTAGCGAAGGACAGTATCGGGCGTTTCAGCGTGAATTGATAAAAACAGAAAGTCAACTAAAGCACTTTGAAAGACAGCTTGCGGCTACCAGAAAAAGCCTTGACGACTATGGAAAGTCCATGCAAGACGCTGGTAGAAAAATGACCGATGCCGGGAAAAACCTGTCTATGAAAGTCACTGCGCCAATTGTCGCTTTAGGTGCAGTGATAGCTAAAACTGGCATGGAATTTGAATCTAGTATGTCACAGGTACAAGCCTTGTCAGGTGCCACGGCTGGAGAAATGCAAAAAATGGAGGAAGTCGCCAAACAGTTAGGGGCGACTACTGTATTTTCAGCGTCACAAGCGGCCGAAGGTATGGCCTTTTTGGCCATGGCGGGCTGGGAAACCCAAGATATTCTAGCCGGAATCCCCGGTATCTTAGACCTAGCTGCTGCCGGTGCAATGGACTTGGGCAGGGCGGCTGATATTACATCAAACATTATGTCCGCTTTTGCAATCGAAGCAGAAAAAGCAGGCCACGTTGCAGACGTGTTGGCCGCTGCCAGCAGTAACGCAAACACCAACCTAGAGCAGATGGGTACTGCAATGACCTATCTCGCCCCTGTTGCAAATACACTGGGGTGGTCTCTTGAAGAGTCTGCGGCCGCGGTAATGGTCATGAGTGACGCAGGGTTACAAGGCGAAAAAGCAGGTGCGGCCTTTGCGACATCTTTGCAGAGGCTGGCAAAGCCTTCGGCAGAAGCAAAAAAGGTAATAGATGAATTAAAAATATCCTTTTTTGATGCCGAAGGACAAATCAAGCCACTACCCCAACTTATAGGCGAGGTACAAGAGGCGACTAAAGATCTAACGAGCGAGCAAGAAGCAGCCAAACTGAGCACCATCTTTGGGGCGGAGGCCTACAAGAACTGGGCGGTACTTTTAGAAGCAGGATCAGAAACATTAGGCAAAAAAACACAAATGCTGCACGAATCAGAAGGTGCAGCAAAGCAAATGGCCGAAACCATGCTGGACAACACCAAAGGGGCAATTGAGGAGCTAAAATCTGCCCTAGAAGGGCTTGCCATCCAGATTTCAGAGCACATCCTACCTGCTATAAAAAGTTTGATAGAGTATGGGACTGGTTTAGTACAAAGATTTAGTGAAGCTCCCCCCATAGTGCAAAAAATAACAGTTGCTATTGCTGCTTTAGCAGCGGCCATTGGCCCTTTGTTAATTGTTGTGGGTTTGGTGGCCCAAGGGTTAGGGGCAATAATGCTGGTACTCCCGAAACTGGGGGCAGCCTTTACAGCTTTAACGGGGCCTGTCGGCCTAGTTGTTGCTGGTTTGGCGGCGGCAGCTTTTGGCATATCAAAACTAGTTGGTCACTTAAAATCAGACGCAATCCCTGTTGTTGATTTGTTTGGTGAAGAGGTGTCCGAAGCTACACAGCAGGCTGTTGGTGGTTTTCTTGATCTACACGACAAGGCAACGATAGCGTTAAGCCAACTAAGTTGGAGTAGCCAAATTGTCACGCAAGAAATGGCTAACGGTATAGTAGAGACTTACGGCCAAATGAGTGAACAGATTTTATCTAGCATTAAAGAGCGACATAACCAATCAATTGCTTCTATGAAAGGGTTTTTGGCTGATAGTAGTAATATAACACAAGAACAACAAGCGCAGATTTTGTCTGACATGGAAAAACACCATAAAGAACAAGAAGAAATTGTTGCTAACGGCGAGAAAAGAATTAAGGAAATCTTAGAAGTAGCGGCTAAAGAAAAAAGGCAGTTAAAAGAAGAAGAAAAAGCCGAGATAGAAAAAATAAACAACGAGGTAAAAGAATTAGGTATCCGCCACCTATCCGAGAGCGAAGAAGAGCACAGGATTATCCTTTCTCGGATGAAGAATAACGCCGAAATTATAACAGCCGAGCAAGCCGCAGAAGTGGTACGCAGCAGCAAAGAACAGGCTGATAAAACCATAGAAGAGGCTGAAAGACAGCGAGACAAGACCATTGCGGAGATTGAATACTTACGAGATGAAGTTGGTGCAATTTCTGAGGAACAGGCTAAAATGCTGATTGAGGAAGCAAGAAAACAGTGTGATGAAGTAACCAAAGAAGCAGAAGAAATGCACCAGAATGTCATTGAAGAAGCTAAGGCCCGTGCCCAAGAACATGCCGATCTTGTGGATTGGGAGACTGGCGAAGTGCTTAGCAAATGGGAAGTTATGAAAAACAACGTAACTACCAAGGCAAAAGAATTGAAAGAAAACATGTTTACGACATGGGAAGATGTAAAAACCAACACTAGTCAGGCATGGGAGAATATAAAAACATCTGCTGTAAATGCGGCTAGCAGTCTATATACTTCCGCAAAAGGCAAACTCGAAGAATTGTGGGCGTATATCAAAGACATACCGGGGCAAGCAGTAGAGTGGGGCGCAGATATAATTCAGGGCCTGTGGAAAGGTATTTCCGAATCCGCTGCAACTATGGCCAATAATCTTAGAAACTGGTTTAGCAAAAACGTTATAGGTGTTGCAAAAAGCATACTAGGCATCGCATCACCCTCCAAGGTATTTATGACCATTGGCCGGGAGATTGTTACGGGCCTAGGGGATGGAGTTAATGCCCAGAGCGGCTACGCTGTAGACCAGATTAAGCGGCTGGGCGATAAGCTACTCAATACCGGTGACGCTATCAGCACAGGTTTGATCCGTGTTGACAAAAAGACCGGCGAAGTCATTCACGACAATACTTACAAAAACATTATGAAGCGGATCGACTTGTACTACCGCGACCGTGATCGCCGGGTAGCCCTTATGACGGACGCGACAGACGCAAACATAAAGCAACTGCAAAAAGAAATAGACGCCACTCAAAAGGCTACAGATATAAAAATAAAGCTGTATGAACAGGAATACAGAGCAAAGTCCAGCCTAGTTGACGATGAATACGATGCACGAGTTAAGGCGTTGTATGCTGAGATTGACGCCATCGACAAGCTAAACGAGCAAGAAAAGCGGGCTAGAGAAGAACAGGAATATCAGGACAAGATAACCAACCTATGGGCCGAATATGACGCGGCGGTTGAATCCGAGCAAGACGCGGGGCATATTTTAGATCAAATACACCAGGTTGAAGCTGAGCGGCGACAAAGGCTGGTCGAGCAAGAGCGGCGCGACCGGCAACAACAGATCCGAGAACAGATTGAACTTGAACGTGAGCGGGCAGCCGAGAAGAAACGACAGCTCGAGGAAGAGCTGGAAGAAAAACGATACAACTTAGAGCAACAGCGTATTGCCGAACTGGAACACATGAACCAGATCATATCGTTTATGCAGGAGCAGGTAAGGCTTACTGAGGAATTAGAAAAAGTCCAAACCGACATTAAGAATAAAGAGCTAGAAATACAGACGAAACAAATGGACGAAGAAACCAAAGAGCAGACCAAAGCCGACCTTGCAGAATTAAAAGAACGAGAAAAGAACCTGAAAAAGACCATCGCCAACAACCAATCCAACCTGGAGGCATTTACACCAAGGTTGCAGCAAATATCTAACAGATATGGCCAGGTAATGTTGGCTGGGTTTAAGTCCACCGAAAGTCAAATCAAGGCGTATATTAACGACTTAATTATATACATGCAGGAACAATTAGCGCAGGCTGGGATTGGCGGGGCACTGAGGGCTGACGGCTACCATGCCCAGGGGCTTGCCTACGTGCCCTATGATAACTACAGGGCAATCCTCCACGAAGGGGAAAGGGTCCTGACCAAAGCTGAAAACCGGGAGTATACCGAGGGTGGGAGCAATAAGGGCGGCGATGTTACTGTCGTACAACATATTTACAGTCCGACCCCCGATCCAAGAACTGAGCAGCGCAGAGCGGCCAGGGAATTCAAAAAGCTTGCCCTGGGGGTGTAAACCATGAAAAGCACTGAAAAATTAGTATATAAGAATTCCAACGGGGAGATAGTAGAATTTTCATACTTCTCCCCGTTTACTCCCTTGGAGTTTTCCGAGGCCCTGGACAGCGAAATTACCTCAGTTAAAAATAATCTTCAAGATGGGGAGACTTTTGTCAGTGAGACTTTGGAGCCGCGGATCATCACCATTGACGGCTTCTTTCAGCTCTCGCCGACAAATAACGTCCTGGAACGGAGACTGAGGAAAGTCTTTAATCCTAAGCTGTCCGGAACCTTGACCTTTCAGGCATTGGACTTTGTTCGTCAGATTGATGTGAGACCGGAATCCCTGCCGGAAATAAAGAAGGAGGACCGCCGGGGAATATTCAGTATTGAACTGATCGCTCATAATCCGTTTTGGCGGGAAGTAGAACGCATGGAGTTTTTAGCACTGCTAAACCCATTGCTACGCTTTCCGCTGGTGATCCCCGAGGGAGGTATGATGTTTGGCATACGATCCTCAATTTTGCAAACCGAATTTGAGAACGTGGGCGATGTGGAGACCGGTTTCCGGGTAGTGTTCAAGGCCAGGGGAGGGACAGTGGTAAACCCTTGGGTTACTAATGTTTTGACCGGAGAAAAAATAAAAATCCTATACACCATGGCGAAAGACGACATAATTGAAGTTATCAATTATCCGGGTAAGAAGCAAGTTCTCATTAACGGGGTTAAGTCTTTTCAATACTTAGACCGGCTGAATTCAACCTTTTTCAATCTGGCAGTTGGCCGGAATGTCATGGGGTATCAAGCCGATGAAAATACAATTAATCTTGATGTGATTGTTTATTATAGCCCGGCTTACTTGTAGGAGGTGATAGGGTGCGGATTGAGGTATTCAAAGGTTTTGAACTGGTTGACATGATCTATGAATACGCAAGCCTTGAACGGGAGAGAAAATATGCCGGGGCGGGTAATTTTACGCTGGTTTTAAACAGCTTGGAATATGTGACGGCACTGCAACGGGACAATTATTTAGTGATCGGCGATGATTGCTACATCATCGAAAACGTGCATAAGTACAACACCGAAAAAGGCGAAATACGGTTGGAGGTTACCGGTCGGCACCTGAACAGCATCCTTGACCGCCGGGTAGTGAGTACCTGGGCACTGAATACCGGCACCACATATGAGAGACAGATTTATACCTTGGTGGACGCTAATTTTATCACAGCATCTGACACATCCCGCCGGGTGCCTTTTTTGTTTAGTGCGCCATCTAAAGACTTGACCGTCAAACCCACCGAGGGACAAGTTTTTGAAAGCATCGACGTTTTAAGCATATTGGAAGAAATATGCCTACGGGCGGGGATTGGCTTCCGGGTTAACTTTGACCCGGAAAATGAAAGAATGACCTTTGAGGTTTACCGGGGTGCAGACCGGACAGAAGATGTGTTTTTTAGCGAGGATTTTGGTAATGTTGCCGATAGTGAATTATACGAACAAGGCCGGGACTATCGAAATGTCGGCTACCTAAATAATCAGGGGACACTAACCCGGATTGGTAATGCAACGGGTTTGGACCGTAGGGAATTTATTTATGAAGGTGACGATCCCGCCGATGTGACAGCGGAGTTGGCCGCAAGAAAAGTGCTGGTTAGTGCCGAGTGTGCCATACTGCCTACCGAACAATTTACCTACCGGGTGGATTGGGATTTGGGCGATGTGGTGACATTTATTGACCGGGGTATCGGGTTTACTGTTGAGAAATCCGTGCTGGAAATAAAAGAAACCTATGCCGGCGGTAAGTTGGATTTGGATTGTGTGTTTGGTGATCGCATCCCGACCGTATTTGACAAGCTAAGCGCAGGCGGTGCAGGCAGTGTTGCCGGCGGTGGCGGTACTGGGCCACCAGGCCCGGAAGGGCCGCAAGGCCCAAAGGGTGATAAGGGGGATAAGGGAGATCGGGGCCCCAAAGGGGACAAAGGCGATAAAGGCGACCCTGGTGAAAAAGGGGAGAAAGGCGATAAAGGTCCTAAAGGTGATAAAGGAGACATGGGTCCTAAAGGGGACCAAGGAGAGCAAGGACCAAAGGGCGATAAAGGTGATAGTATTGAGTTTGCCTGGAATGGGACTCAACTAGGTGTTCGTGTAGAAGGGGAAACAAGCTACCAATATGTCAATCTTAAAGGTGATAAGGGCGACAAGGGTGATACTGGCCCGCCAGGTAGCGATGCTAGTGTAACAAAAACAAATGTGTTAGATGCTATAGGTTATACTCCTGTGAACAAGACTGGTGACAGTATGACAGGAAACTTATCAGTTGAGGCCACCACTTTTCCGGTAGTGGATATTACCCGTAACACAAGTAGCACAGGTGGAAATGTGTATGGTGGGGCTAGGATGGTAAGAAAGACCACCAATCCTGTCAATGGTGTGGGTATCGGCTTCTACTTTCAAGCCCCCAATTCAAATAAGGTTATGACCCATGCTGGAATGTTCGGGGGAGCATTGGGCACCATTGCCGCCGGAAGTGAGAAGGGTGAAATAGTCTTTGGCCCATCTTATGCAGGACAAGACCCTTATACCCGGCGTGATCTTGTAATTAGAGCAATATCAGCAAGCAAGGCCGAGGCGGAGTTAAACGGTAAGCTGAAAACAGATCAAACTGCCGCAGGGGATGCAAGTAATACGGTAGCCACCAAAAAATATGTTGATGACAGTAAGCCAACCAAACTTAGTCAACTGGAAAACGACATTGGCGCAGGGGCGGGGTTAAATATAGTGGTAAGTCCTACCGAGCCACCTCAATTAAACACAGGCGACTGGTGGTTTAAGGAGGTGTAACATGGCTGAAAAAAATATACTGATGCAACGAAAAAATGCTGATGGTACTTTTAACATCTACTACCCGCAGGTAAAGGCATGGGACACATGGCTACAAATGCCCGGCTATTACGTCACAACGTCCTTCGGTAGCACCACTACAACAGAGACAATTAAAAACTCCAGCACCCAGGCGGTATTTGCTACCAAGGTAACTACTTTTAACGCCAACGGCAGTATTACCGAAAAAATAACACCAGCAACGGGACAAGCAATCCAGATAGTAACCGTATTTAACACTGATGGCTCCATAACCCAGAACATAACCAACGTGTAGGAGGTGAGAATATGGAAAAAAGTTTTCCTTTTAACGCCGTTGAGGTGGATGGCGTACCCGACCGAATGTATAACGCCGAGGACTTTGCCCGGTACTTTGCACAGTTTATTAGCAATGGGGTGTACCCTAACCCGTCCAGCGGCTTACAAGTACAAGCGGATGGCAGTATGGTTGTAACCGTCCAGCCGGGTAGTGCCTACGCCACTGGCTATGGCTATGTATTGACCGATCCAATGCAAGTTAGTATTAATACGCCTGACGCAGCCCATAACCGCAAGGACAGCATAGTGGTGCGGTTAGATCTAACCGACAGGAGTATGAAACTACTATACCGACCCGGCACACCAGCCACCAATCCACAGGCACCAGCGGTTGTACGCACAGCGGATATATTTGATCTGCAGTTGGCTGTTGTGACTGTTAGGAGCAACACTACCAGTATACTGCCCGCTGATGTGCTGGATACACGGATGAATGGCAATGTATGTGGTATTGTGTCGGCTGTGGTGGATAGTGTGGATACTACTACGCTGTTTAATCAGTACGAAAATTACCTTAATCAAAAGATGGCCGAGTGGGATGCAACCAAGCAACAGCAAGAATCCGATTGGCAGGAAATGTTTGATAGTAACCTGACGGAAATTACAGCTTGGTATAACAGCGTCAAGACTGACATTACCTTGTTGCAAAGTTTTAGCTTTGATAATTTAGCTGAATTAAAAGGGTGTAGCAAGTCAACTGTATTTAACCCCAATGGCAGCATATCTGAAAACATCGTCAAAACCGTTGGCGGGGCTAAGGTGGCTGACCGGGTGACGGTGTTTAACCAGGACGGCAGTATTACCGTTACGACAACGGCTTACGAGGATGATGGGCAAACAGTGATGAAGGAAGCAACAGTAACGACGGAATTTAATCCTGATGGAAGCATTTCGGAGGTGGTTGTATGAGTATATGGGCAGCGATTAAAAAGGCAGTAAACAGCAACTTAGATACACCGCTGGACTCTTTAATCGGACAGCGGACGGACGCGGCTAATTCAAGCGGCAGTGTTCATGCAAAAATAAAGGACGTTAAAGCGACCGTAGGCGACCCAGGGGACAGTGCTAATGCTAATGGTACTGTACATGCAAAATTGCGAAATATAAAACAAGATATTGCGAATAAGAGTGTTGTAAAAAGCGTACAGAGAGGTTACTTTGATAAAAATATTTATCATGGCTCTAGTGAATATGAGCTCATTCCCATTTCGCCAGTGAATGTAGATAAATCTCTTATTGTTTTAGCAACAATGGCGTATGGGGACGCAGCAGGACGTACAGGAGACAGGGCAGCTGTGTCTGCTAATTTTGCATCTAGCAGTACTTTAAAATTGGTAAATATGGGTAATACCGAATACAGTGTCGGTGTTGAATGGCAAGTCATTGAGTTTTATTAGATGGGAGGGATGTATATGTCATATAGTTATGCACAGTTGAACAAGGATAATATTTGTATCGGTGTATCTACGTTATCGGGAAAGGT
Protein-coding sequences here:
- a CDS encoding phage tail tape measure protein; its protein translation is MNQLAKSIRGINVVIGAETTGLSKALTDVNKKSRDIQKELRQVDRLLKFNPRNTELLAQKQKLLGDQVANTREKLDRLKVAQAQVNEQFRRGEISEGQYRAFQRELIKTESQLKHFERQLAATRKSLDDYGKSMQDAGRKMTDAGKNLSMKVTAPIVALGAVIAKTGMEFESSMSQVQALSGATAGEMQKMEEVAKQLGATTVFSASQAAEGMAFLAMAGWETQDILAGIPGILDLAAAGAMDLGRAADITSNIMSAFAIEAEKAGHVADVLAAASSNANTNLEQMGTAMTYLAPVANTLGWSLEESAAAVMVMSDAGLQGEKAGAAFATSLQRLAKPSAEAKKVIDELKISFFDAEGQIKPLPQLIGEVQEATKDLTSEQEAAKLSTIFGAEAYKNWAVLLEAGSETLGKKTQMLHESEGAAKQMAETMLDNTKGAIEELKSALEGLAIQISEHILPAIKSLIEYGTGLVQRFSEAPPIVQKITVAIAALAAAIGPLLIVVGLVAQGLGAIMLVLPKLGAAFTALTGPVGLVVAGLAAAAFGISKLVGHLKSDAIPVVDLFGEEVSEATQQAVGGFLDLHDKATIALSQLSWSSQIVTQEMANGIVETYGQMSEQILSSIKERHNQSIASMKGFLADSSNITQEQQAQILSDMEKHHKEQEEIVANGEKRIKEILEVAAKEKRQLKEEEKAEIEKINNEVKELGIRHLSESEEEHRIILSRMKNNAEIITAEQAAEVVRSSKEQADKTIEEAERQRDKTIAEIEYLRDEVGAISEEQAKMLIEEARKQCDEVTKEAEEMHQNVIEEAKARAQEHADLVDWETGEVLSKWEVMKNNVTTKAKELKENMFTTWEDVKTNTSQAWENIKTSAVNAASSLYTSAKGKLEELWAYIKDIPGQAVEWGADIIQGLWKGISESAATMANNLRNWFSKNVIGVAKSILGIASPSKVFMTIGREIVTGLGDGVNAQSGYAVDQIKRLGDKLLNTGDAISTGLIRVDKKTGEVIHDNTYKNIMKRIDLYYRDRDRRVALMTDATDANIKQLQKEIDATQKATDIKIKLYEQEYRAKSSLVDDEYDARVKALYAEIDAIDKLNEQEKRAREEQEYQDKITNLWAEYDAAVESEQDAGHILDQIHQVEAERRQRLVEQERRDRQQQIREQIELERERAAEKKRQLEEELEEKRYNLEQQRIAELEHMNQIISFMQEQVRLTEELEKVQTDIKNKELEIQTKQMDEETKEQTKADLAELKEREKNLKKTIANNQSNLEAFTPRLQQISNRYGQVMLAGFKSTESQIKAYINDLIIYMQEQLAQAGIGGALRADGYHAQGLAYVPYDNYRAILHEGERVLTKAENREYTEGGSNKGGDVTVVQHIYSPTPDPRTEQRRAAREFKKLALGV
- a CDS encoding phage distal tail protein, which gives rise to MKSTEKLVYKNSNGEIVEFSYFSPFTPLEFSEALDSEITSVKNNLQDGETFVSETLEPRIITIDGFFQLSPTNNVLERRLRKVFNPKLSGTLTFQALDFVRQIDVRPESLPEIKKEDRRGIFSIELIAHNPFWREVERMEFLALLNPLLRFPLVIPEGGMMFGIRSSILQTEFENVGDVETGFRVVFKARGGTVVNPWVTNVLTGEKIKILYTMAKDDIIEVINYPGKKQVLINGVKSFQYLDRLNSTFFNLAVGRNVMGYQADENTINLDVIVYYSPAYL
- a CDS encoding siphovirus ReqiPepy6 Gp37-like family protein, with amino-acid sequence MRIEVFKGFELVDMIYEYASLERERKYAGAGNFTLVLNSLEYVTALQRDNYLVIGDDCYIIENVHKYNTEKGEIRLEVTGRHLNSILDRRVVSTWALNTGTTYERQIYTLVDANFITASDTSRRVPFLFSAPSKDLTVKPTEGQVFESIDVLSILEEICLRAGIGFRVNFDPENERMTFEVYRGADRTEDVFFSEDFGNVADSELYEQGRDYRNVGYLNNQGTLTRIGNATGLDRREFIYEGDDPADVTAELAARKVLVSAECAILPTEQFTYRVDWDLGDVVTFIDRGIGFTVEKSVLEIKETYAGGKLDLDCVFGDRIPTVFDKLSAGGAGSVAGGGGTGPPGPEGPQGPKGDKGDKGDRGPKGDKGDKGDPGEKGEKGDKGPKGDKGDMGPKGDQGEQGPKGDKGDSIEFAWNGTQLGVRVEGETSYQYVNLKGDKGDKGDTGPPGSDASVTKTNVLDAIGYTPVNKTGDSMTGNLSVEATTFPVVDITRNTSSTGGNVYGGARMVRKTTNPVNGVGIGFYFQAPNSNKVMTHAGMFGGALGTIAAGSEKGEIVFGPSYAGQDPYTRRDLVIRAISASKAEAELNGKLKTDQTAAGDASNTVATKKYVDDSKPTKLSQLENDIGAGAGLNIVVSPTEPPQLNTGDWWFKEV